AATAGGCTTTCAGTAAACTGCGGCCTGGGTTAGCTGGGAAGCCCCACTTCTTACCGGTCCTCAAGGCAGGGACAGGGTGAGGTGAGTGAGGCACCCACCTTGGGCGCCAAACTTAAGAGGGCACCAAAAACTCagtaactgggcttccctggtggcgcagtggttgggagtccgcctgccgatgcaggggacgcgggttcttgccccggtccgggaagatcccacatgccgcggagcggctgggcccccgtgagccatggccgctgagcctgcgcgtccggagcctgtgctccgcaacgggagaggccacagcagtgagaggcccgcgtaccgcaaaaaaaaaaaaaaaaaaaaaaaaactcggtAACAAGGAAGAATAGTATTTTAATGCAACATTAAGATATCAAAACTAATGTAAAATATCCACAATGaacaaaaataccaaaattttaaGCAAAGGCAGAACGGCTACCAGtgattttccttttgcctcaggctctAATATGGTTCTGCATGGTGCTGTTGTGGATCCTGGCtatgtttaaaaacttttgatatttatcatggattttttttgcattaattgaaagttttaaaagtaacttttttgcCTGATTACTGAGTTTCTTGGTtcccccttaaattttgcacccaaATCAAGTGCCTCACTCCCCTTACCCTAGCCGCCGTCTTGTGTCCTTAACCAAGAACATCTGGGAAAACTTAGGCTCCTGTGTAGTATTACACGAAAAAATCCCCTAAGACTGGTAAAGCATTTGCATTGAAGGTTTATGGCTTTCCTTCACTATTCCTTTGTCTTTCCTGCTTTTCCTGGGGGTACAGAGGTAAAGAGTTGGTCCCCAAGTTTCTACTCTGTTCCACTAATATGCCCTCAACTTAAGGGCTAATCAGTTCTCATTGGATGTTAATCAATTTTTACTTTGGTATCCATTCAGAATTTTATAACTGTAAGCTACTATCTCTAGCCTAAAATGGGTTATTCAGCTTGATCCAGGCCTTATAAATGCAACACCTGAGTACAAGAGCTCAACTCTCTTGTCTGCCAATGCAGATTTCAGAAGATCAAGCCCTGCATGGGTGTCACCCTTTGGACCTTGAGAAGAAGGCCTAAGTCATTACACTGCCAGCTTCCCTGTTCTCTATCTGCATGTAATGATTTTGTCCCCTCTCTGTTGCTGGTATAATCTTTGCAATGCCCCAAGCCTCAACAGAAACTACTGCTCACTAAGGCAGCTTATTGTGTTCCCGGTGGTGAGGGTGCCAGGATGCTTTCTTTCTTCCACTAGTTTTTCACTGTAAATATGCTATCTCAGTTGCTATCACCGGTGAATAGGTTTTTGAGAGCTGGCCTGGGAACCAAACCACCATTTATCTCACGGTTCCTGTGAGAAAGAAGCTTCTAAGGACCAGACATTCAAATGAGAAGAGCATTTGGACCACAGCCCACCTGTAAGTTAGGATCTGTAACATAATAAGAGTGAGAACACCAGGTAGGTAGAAAAAGTCTCCTTGGGTCTGAAGTGAGGGTGGCCAATGTGCGAAACTCCTaaaccctgggggaggggcatccTGGCaggggtgtctttttttttttttcttggagctATTAGCACTGCAGAGGCATTGTAGAATCCTTGGAGAAGTAAGGATTAAGGAGGTTAACGAAGTCAATTTGATGGCAAGATTCATTTTTCAGCCTCTTCTCttaaattctttgttttctctttgtcatttaaaataagcTTTGAGACTTTATCTCCAACTTGTTTCCCAAATGGCTACATTACTGAGAACTCAGACCCAAGCACAATGCCCGAGCTGTgggagagagagctggggagCTGGGGTCCTTGGCACTGCCAAGCTGTGGGAGTTGACGACCTCCTTTTAGGGTCAAGGTGGGAGGTGCTTCAAAGGATGCTCATGAATGGAAGTGATGGCCTCCTAGTAGGTTACTCTCCTGGCCTTTCCCTGCCATGGGTCCTCCTCAACTTCTAGCCACCTTCCATGTGAGGAAGAGGCTCTGTGTCTCTCACAGCTGCATCTGGCCCTCTGGCCCTAGTCAGTTTACCTTCCCAGGAGGCTTATTAGTTCTGGGACTCAGAAAAGCACAGTGAATCCCTACCCGGCTCCAGGAACCCATCTGAAAGGTCTGGTCACTAACAAATAACAGTTCCTTTACTGAGGGCAATTTTgctaaacatatttattttctatctctagaAATCTTCAGCCCTAAATGTGCTGGTATTTCCACCTAAGAAGAAatttaactgaataaatgaatagaatgaTGAGCAAGGATACAAAaactacaagaaagaaaatgccaCTACCCGTCATCCCACAAGACAGTTTGACATCAGACAGCTTAACTCCCCTTAAAGCAGGGGGATTTGCACACACCGTCTCCTCCGAGCCCTCGAGTTTATGCAGGTTTTCTTTGTACCATGTTATGAAATGGAGGTTTGAGCAAGTGCAGTCCAGGGGATTGTGACTTAAATTAATGGTGCTCTGCTGAGACAaggtggggaggagatggggtgGGATGATGCGAATGTTATTGGCGGCCAGATTGAGGTAGATCCCCTGAAGAGGGCTAAGAGCATCCATGCTGTCGCCTGTCAGGCTGTTGTGGCTTAAGTCTAAGTGGCTCATTTTCCCAAGGCCGTGGAATGCTTGCTGGTCTATGGAGAGGAGCTCACAAGAGGATAAAATCAGAATCTCCAAGCTGCTCACTGTCTGAAGTAGGTTGGTCTTTGAGATGCTCCCATCTTGAAAGTGATTCCCTTGTACATTCAGATACCGGAGATCCAGCAGGCCTTCTAGAAGGTGCCGATTGCTGGTATCAAGGAGGCAGCGAGAGAGATTCAGAACCCGCAGGAGATGGAGGTTTTGGAAAGGACTTTGTGAAGCCTTGACACGCAGGTGGGTAAATGCCAAATCCAGGAGTTCTAGCCGAGGACATTCTTTGAACGCCTGATCCTCGAGACCAAGGGGCTCATTGTAGCTCAGGTTTAAGTATTGCAAGTGGGACAGGTTTTTGAGTTGCAGATTGCAACAGTCAGAAGCCTCAATATCACTGTGACTTAAATCAAGTTTGTGAAGATTTTCTAGTTTTTCCAAACACCTGGCACCGAGGTCAAGTTTCTTCATGTTGCCTTTGACATAGAGGTCTGTAAGGGATGGGAAACTGGCAGCATTGATTTGACACAATTGGTCCAAACTATTTGCATTGAGAACTAATTTCTTGAGAGAGTTCATACCCTCAATCCCAGAGGGTAATCCTTTCAAGTGAGTTGCCGTCAGATCCAACTCCTGGAGTCGAGTGAAGCACCGAAATGTAGAAGGTGAGAAGCCATCGAAGTGGTGCTTTTGTAGGTTGATGCTCTCAACAGCCATGTCACAAAGTCCCTCAAATGTGGCTGAAGTGAGGTCTTGGTCATCAGTGTCCTCAAATGTCCCCAGCCAAAGAGACTGAATAGTAGAGTTCTGTAGACCTTTCAATATAACAGATAAGTTGAGAGACCCTCCAAATTTCAAACTTTGAAAGATTTTTGAATTGAAAGCCCCAGGCTCAATGCCTTTAATGTCATTGCCATTGAAGTTAAGGCTTAGGTTCGTGGCCTGTTCCAGAGCGTTTATGTCTTTACTAGAGATGTAGTGTATAGCATTATTCTGAAAATCCAGGACTTTCAGATTCCGTGTTGGGAAGTTTTCTGGGAGATTAATAGAGGAAATATGGTTGCTTTCAAGATGCAAACTTTCCAAGTTTTCCAGGTTGTGCACTGGGATAAACTCAAGATTGGATATTCCTGTTTGGGTTAAGAAAAGATGCTTCAGCAACTTGGGCCCGGTAAGTGATGTTTCTGCCATGAATATCAGGGGATTTCCAGTTAACACAATGGTGTTCAGTTGATGATGGTTTTGAAAAGTATCTTCATGTACCCAGTTAATCTGGCACCTTAAAAAGATAATAGTATTTAATAAGAAttaattagggaaaagaaaaaaattctgtcacAGTGACCTATAGTAACAAAGCCATCTTTTGTGCATAGTAAAAACAGTGTACATTATTATTCAGAGTAAAACATAATAAACTTTCTTCAGTACCCACAGATGGCCTGTTGAGTTAATAACTAGCCTCAGATCTGAACACTctgatttagaatttttttccagatattttagaTTGAACTCTCAGAGGTTTGTGTTTGGAACACTTTAGTGGTTTGATTGTAGGCAAAATCAAActattatttactattataaGTGATACAAAATATGTCTTATATACTgcataatatataacatatgctATGTAAAGTATGAATCTGTCCCATCCTGAGCAAGTCACAACTTTCTTCAAcctcagttttttcttctctaaattaTAGCAACAATGATTACTTTGTAGAATGGTTGTGATTCAAATGGTGTATATGAAAATGCCCCATAGAAATATGGAACACTAGAGGTTCAGAGAAACCCATCCTGATATTACACCTAAAAATACTggattatatacacacacacacacacacacacacacacacacatacacacacacacacacacacacacacacacacagagctcccCTGAAGGTCAGTAAGGGAATTACTTAGAAATGGACTGTCAAAGGGAAGCTTGAATCTATAGAACCAAGGGATTTCTGGAGCTAGTTTTGTCATATCTGCCAATATTTGCCAATCCCTAGTGGCCTAGAGCCTGGGTGTTAATGAGCCACATGGACCAGTGTTAGGAGACAAACTTGGGGACAGGATAGGAGGTCTTATCAAAACTGCAAACTACCAAGACCCTCAAAGGATCCTTTCAATGGGtgaccttaaaaaagaaaactcacagagGGAGACCTTTAGGATATGCTTTTGTCTTGGCCTTGGCTCTGggtagaacaacaacaacaagaacaacaagaAAAGTCTCCTCTGAGATCTTTTAACCAGAAGCTTCCACCTATGAGAACTGTAGCCTGAATTTATGCTACCTCTGTGGACTTCCCCAAAGAAACCCAAGTGGAAAATTTAGCTTAAAGCAGTTCCAGGTTGGTAGTGACTTCAGGTAACTAGCAGAAGTAAAGAGAAACCTTTTCTGGAGTCATGTacttacttaattttttataagaagaattttcaaatttacataaaagtaaagagaatagtACGAAGAACTTCCATATATCTTTCACACAAATGCAACAATTCTCACAATTTTGCAATATATGCTTCTTTGCTTCATCTATACCTACTTCTCTCTCCtaaattattttatgtcaaaTCCTAGGTGCCCATACATATTTCAGTATGCATCTCCAAAAAAATAGGCTTATTTTCTATAGCCATGATGCCATTGTCACacatgaaaatgttaataattcaTTGGTATTATCTAGttccaggaaaacattttaacaaagaTTTACACAAAGTTCCACATGATAAATGAgctcaaaataaaattcactaaaCACATAAGGAAAACACATTAGCTTAAGTCAGCCAAAAAAACAAGTTCTACAGAATCAGATTAAAAAAGGTAGCAGATGCGAGAGTTATCAGATATATCTgataatgtgtatgtatatcatacatatgtatatatgatatataaagaatatattatatagcTGATATGTATTGAATATTATCAGAACATGTAATAAATATGCTTTTGTCAAACATATGTTTGATATGTTTAAAGGTAACACCAAGAACCAAAAGtatgatgaaggaaaaaatattaaactgatctcatatatttgtaaaatgaaaaatcagtgaaacttaTTGAAATGGGAGAAGTTAATCATTGAAATTATAAGCCAATGGATAGTTTATGCAGGAGATTAAACACAGCTGAAGAGGATATTAATGGACTAGGAGTAAATATGAGAAAATTACCTAGAATGTAGTCCAAAAAATGAAGAGttggaaaacaagaaagagagacTAAGATATATAAAGGACAGATAAGAGGATGCAATATACGTCTCATCAGAGATCCAAAGGAAATACAGGAGTGAATGGGGGCAAACCGGAGTTCAAATGTGGCTAGAATATTTTAGAACTGATGAAAGATGCCCATCTCAGATTCAAGGAGCCTGACGATCTACACAGTGCATAACTGTGATATTACAGAATTCCAAGGACAAAGAGAAGCTATTGGAAATGtccagagaagaaaagacagattGCCAACATGCGAACAACGACTAGACAGATAGATGACCTCCCAACAGCAACAGTGGGAGACTGGAATGATAGCCTCAAAGGGCCGAGAAAAAAACAACTGTCCACCTAGAATCATACGCCAGAAAATGCTGTCTTTCAAGAATCAGAGTGAAATAAAGATatcttcagaaaaacaaaaactgagagagttgACTGCTAACAGACACTAAAGAAATGTCTAAGGAGGTGCtttaggagaaaggaaaatgattccAGAGAGGAAGGTCTGAAAAGCAAgacagaagaatgagaaaagggGATAGAAAGCAAGTTGGTAAAGCGAAGGAAACCACGACTGTgttaagtaataaaaacagtgCCTCATTTGTAGCCAGATaacaggtggggaggggagcagaggagaAGGATTTTAGAAAGTATGAGGTCctatttttatcactttttcaAAATAGCAGTAGAGGAAACTAAAAGTCCTTCAGCTACAAAAGCTATCCTGGCCCAACACTTCTTAAAAATGTGGTCAAACTCAtctcatctgaaaatgagaaatgataaaggagaggGAAAGTAAATTTCTTTGTGTCAAAACTAGGAAGGTAACAGAAAGATCTGAAAGGGCAAGGCTTTCTCTCAATTGTATCTAACGGAGTCTTGGCTGGGAGGTAGCCTAGGGTTATTTGGGGGACTCTGGACTGGGAGTCAGGAAAGCAGAACCCCAGTTTCCTTCCCTTGTGACCTTAAGCAAGCTCATAAAATCTCCTTGaacctctgttttcccatctaaCACGAGTGGGATGGCAGTATGTACCATACCTACCTCCCAGTGGTGGTTATGCAGATGTGAACGTACAGTTCTATGTATGTGAATACTCTCCTGCTCTGTAGAAGCTTAAGTTGAAGGACCAAAGTAGAAGAAGTAGAGCTGCTGCAAGGGGTGCAGACCTCATCCACATACGGAACCCTTCCccccattacacacacacacacacacacacacacacacacacacaccagctgcatttccctctcactctcttcccttattttcttATGATACTTCTGCCTGCTGGTTCACAAGCACTGGTTCAGCATTTACAATCCTAATTTTGCCTCTGAAACCAAATAATGGAACTCTTTTTTACCAAGTTTCAGGAAAAAATTAGTAGATGGCGTGTATTtctcctctaatttttttcttaaaatgtcacACCCATTAATAGTCAATTATGCTAAAATATAGTATGATGTGGCATCTGATTTAGTAGaagatttattttcagttttgttattgATATTCCTTAGAACTTCATAAGCAGCACTGCTGACACAATCTAGTTTGAGAACAAGCCACTTTCCTCTCCATTGATTGGtgcttatttaaattatattttacctGTATAAAAATATTTCGTGGGAAAGGGTAAACATGCAGAATAAGCATGTTTTCCCTGTGCCTCAAAAGAAGGTCATGGAAACAATTTGAATGCACGTTGTGTTTTGACCTAAGTAAAACATCAAGCACACGCAAAGAACTCAGATACATACCTGGTCAAATCCAAAAAGATAAGATTTATGAGCCTGCTGAAGGTTATATTTTGAATTGTAGGCAAGAAGTTAAAGCCGAATTCCAAAAATTCTGTTGTATTTGGTAGAGTGTCAGGAATTTCTCTGAGACCTAAATTTTCACAGTTATATGTCTTGTTGGCTTCTTTCTGATGAGAGAAACTATAAATTAATATCAGACAGTATATGGTATATGGTTGACTATCTAGCAAACTTACATGTTTTATCCTTTGAGCAGCAGTCTTACTTCTAGGAATCTTCACCAAATATAATACttggaaaaacacaaaatgaCTTATGCATAACATTattcattttagtattttttacaaTAGCAAAAGATTGGCAATAATCAGATTATCCATCCATATAGGACCACTTGAACAAAATATGTTATATTCACTGAATGGAACCCTGTGTAGCTGAAAAAAGGATAAGCACGATCTCCATAAACTGATAATGGAGTGATATACAGGTTTATTTTAAGGTGAAAAAAGCCAGGTGCAGAACGTCTATTAGTATATATTGTATATGGTATATGGTATACAGTATGCTACCTTTTGTGTAAGGAAggtatgtgtgtattttcttacatttacaaGAAGAAACCATGGGGAAAAACCGCAAACGGGTTATAtttaagggaaaggaaggaaccAGATGGAGGAGCGGGGATGAAAACAAGCCTTCTCTGAACgcaattttatagttttgattttggatgcatggaaatgttttctttcactttgaaacaaacaaatcaaCTCTAGATTAGCTTCGACAAAAGAATACGATCAGATATGACATACTTTGTGATGTGATGCAGTATGAAGTACACAGCACCACCTATGAAGTATTGCCAAAAAAAGTTTAACCTTAAATCCAATCAAGACTTTAGGCCTAACTTTCAGTCTATAAGTGATTTGGGGGATTTCAGGTAAACAGCACCACAAGGTAGCAGTCAGCCAAAGGCAGAAGGTGGAACATTCCATAGCATGACTGACTTCGTTTATCAAAATGTGAATGATGTTTGGCGGAAGTGGAGAGCAAGGGGGTAAGATGAGAGAGGAGGCTgctcttataaaaagagacagaTACAAAAGCTACTTCAGAGACATAACCAACAGATAATAGAATAGcccttcttttctaaattttttattgaagtatagttgacttacaatgtcatgttagtttctggtgtacatcaaagtgattcagttatacatatatgtatgtgtgtatatatattttatatatattctttttcatattcttttccattaatcggcaggcggacgcgcaaccactgcgccaccagggaagccctccattatgttttatcacagggtattgaatgtagttccctgtgctatacaataggaccttgttgtttatctgttttatatataatagtttgtatctgctaatctcaaactcccactCTAATCCTCCCTCACCGCcactcccttggcaaccacaagtctattctctatgtgtgtgagtctgtttctgttttgtaaataagttcatttgtgttgtattctagattccacgtataagtgaaatcaaTGGTATTCGTCTTCCTCTTTATGACCTACtcagtatggtaatctctagggtccatccatgttgctgcaaatggaattatttcattcttttttatggctgagtagtattccatagtatatatatatgtactacatcttctttatccattgatctgttgatggacatttatgttgcttccatgtcttggctattggaaatagtgctgcaatgaatattggagtgcaggtgtcttttcgaattatagttttgtctgtatatatgcctaggagtgggatttctggatcatatgacaTAGAGTAGCCCTTCTTTAGATGCTGATTCAAATAAAGCATTTGGGAAAAGACATTTTATCAGGGAACTTTGAATGAGGACAGGGTATTAGAGAATACTAAGAAACTGTGAATTTTGTTAATGATAATGACCTTGCCGTTATGTAGGAGAAATGTTCTTATTTTGAGTTGCATTTTGAGGGATTTAGAGGCAAAATGACATGAGGCTTggcatttgctttaaaatactttggCGAGAAAGGAAGGAGTGAATAGCGGAAATTAGTAGGCAAAACGTTGATGGTTGTTGAATGTGGAGTGATGCACGCAAGGTTCCCTGTAACTCAGTGCTTTTGtacatatttagaaattttcttaatacaatctttttaaaaaagaactagcaGCATGGCACAGATCTTAGATCATAGGTCTTGTAATCTTGAAGAATGACTGAGTTTTAAATCTGTGGAACTGTAGGCTGCTGATACCAGACCTAACATTTGGGCACAGCCCTGCTCATAAATTCAGAGGACTTCCTCATTCTGTGTCCTCAGGAGAGTCAAGTGTTCTGACGTCTGTTGTTTACTGCTTGCTAGAAGTGCAAACTCAAGTTATAGATCTTGGACTAACTAGGTAAAAATGGGAAGGGGTTAGTTAGAAGCTTATAGAATTGTGGGCTCATAATTTATCTGGATGATGCCTTAGGATAAAGGATAGCGGGGCAGGTAGGAAGGTCTGTTGGGGTATATTTTACATGGGGAGGctccagggaaagaaagaaatgatctcCAGGAAAAGTACACTTGGGGATACAACGAAGAAAGACATCCCAGAACCATAGGCCATCTCTCAGCTCATCTCAGGCTCCATGTGATTTCATCCAACCTTCCAGGCCCTGCTTTCTCTGTGCCACACAGTGGTCTTACTAGACGCCCCACTGAGACTGCCCTGGACTGGGAAAGACCTGCCCCATGAAAGTCTAAATCAGCAGCTGTCCTCATCCTGAGTTGCAAACAGGTCTGCTTAGTTAGAAACAGAAGATGGCACACATCCGCCTTTGCTCTGAAGTGTGACATTTTAGAAGTGTTGCCAATTTAActgctttttcctttattcactcCAACTTCTGCTTAGTTGGGCACTTTTTTGTAGGTACAGTAAGCATGCTCATTTACAGGAAATCACTGGTTTTCTTCTATATTGTGACAATATTAAGAAAGTCACTGATGAAATtgccatatttatattttcttgtaaTCCATAATTGTTTCATAGACCCAAAGCCCTTCAGGCACTGCCACAAATCTACATAATGCCCTTGAAATGCACACTttgcatttaaaacatatttgattGACTGGTGGGGGAAAACACATGCTGCTAGACCCCTCTTTGGTCCCCCTGAACATGGAAGACCTAGAGAGAAGATGTATGTGCAGCTGCTAAGGTCTGGATTAGCTTTgaggagacatttttcttttctggtctcCACTGGCATAGCTGATGTCATATATACGTGGAGAAAGGGGGCCTTTTCTCAATTCATCTCACTCTCTTCTGGCCCTTTAGCAAAAGGCTCGACGTTGGCAATTCCCTCCTTTTCCAGAATATAATGTGCCCGTGACAACTAAATTGTATGCTTTGCTAAGCACTTCACTGCTTTAATGTGATTCCCAAAGTTGGAATGGAGCACTAGCTCTCCTGAGCCAGTGGCCTGAGGGAGTGCCTAGCAAATGGAAAGGAATAGCTCAGTTTCAACCCAGTGAAAACCCAAGAACCAGTGCATAACACTTCCCAGGAGTACTGAGAAGTCCACCACCACAAGCCTGGGTCGTAACACTCAATAATCTCTAGTTACATAAACTGCAATGAACTATCTGCCCTTGATTCCTAAAGAAAGATGCAAATGACAAGAACCGCAGCTcataagaaaatttgaaaaccaaaCACATTTCAGAGACTGTTCTGGGCTCTTCTGCCACGGCTTTCACAGCCACACTCCCGTACAATCACTGCATCTCATTTCCATGTCTCTTTTGTCTCCTGTAATCTAAAATGATTCTTCAGCCTTTCCTGGTCTCTCCTggcattgattaatttttttaagaatccagGCTCATAGTTTGCAGAATGTTACTTCTTTGAGGTTTGTACGTGTCCTTATGATTTGATTCAGGTtatacatttttcatagaactacaTCAGTGAGATTGTATCTTATTCACTGTCAGTTTTCACAGCAACACTTTCTAGGGGTGAGTTCTGATAGCATAGCACAGGATTCCCAAGCAGCAGGATGATAATACAACGGAGCAGGAAAGGACAGGGTGTAAAAGAGGATTGCTGGGTCCTGACTGTGTAGCCACTGCCATTTTGCCCAGAGCTGGGCCAGCTGTGAGGACCACGGGTTCAGTTGCTTTTCTAGGCAGACACCCACCACCGCTTTTGCAGCTTCTGTGGTTTCTCTGAGCCCCACATGACCACGTCTTACAGACCCAGACTTCATCGCTCGACCTCAGTCTAGGGTCAGTTTCCAAAGTCACTTTCTCATTGTCCTGCTTTAGCCATTCCATCGCAGACAGGACCCTTCTGGATGTGAACTTAGGCAGCCAACAGGGCTGAGACAAAGCCAGCCTGGTATTCAGGACAACTGCCCCATGCCCGTCCCTAATCCATATCATGGGCATTTGCACTGGGACCTGTGCCGGTCACTTCATCTCCAGCTCCGCCTCAGAGCTGTGCCTTTACACAGAGCAGGACTCCCAAGTGCTACATCTGTGTCTGCAATCCCTTTTCCCTCCAGGTATTcatctgcatttttttcagtcaggatcttattttgcttctttctgcTGCATCTCTAACCCCCTGCCATTCCACAATATTTTCTCTCCTCACGAGTGCTGAgatcattttctgatttcaaattctCTGAGTTTCACACAAGTGCTGATCCCCACTTGTTGGGATGTCTCCTCTGCACTCGGTACCCGCAGCAGCCAGCTCCGCCAGGCACGAGGAGTCTGGGACACTGAACCCCAACCCTCCCTCGGTGATCACTCCTCTATCCAGAGATAGCAATCTGACTGAGCCAAATCACAGAGTAATAATTACTCTccgaaaataaaacaaaacactccCAAGAGGTCACAGCCCTAAAACTTTGTTGTCAGTCTAACTCCTCCAGGCAAAGGGCACTCCAATTATTAGtggttctttttctgtgtgtcttgAGGCAGactgcccaggttcaaatcccagctctaaaATACCAAGCTGTGTTCTCCGAGCCTCCTTTTTTTGCGCAGCTGTAGATCAAGGATAATAACCCCTGTTGGCAGACCAACTCTGAGGATTAATGAGGTAACGTATGGCACTCTCACAAGAAAAGTTAGCATTTCCCTGGATCATCAAAACATCATTGTCATCCTCTAGAGCTATTGGGAAGCCCTTGTATCCATGAACTTAGAGTTCTCTTAAAACAGAGCTCTACTTAAAGACTCTCCCCATACCTAGACCCAAAAGACTGTCTCCTACCGTGGTTTTAAGGGGACAGAATAGTCAAGATGAGCCCATTTGAAATGAGGAGGCATGCCGACACTCACAAGCAATTATTCAAGAGCACATCTAAAATGTTTCCTGAGTCCAAATCACAGAACACTGACTTCCAGCTACTCTTTGCATATTGGTCAGCCTCCAAAAACCTGGTCGTAGATCTAATTTTGTTACTtatgatacacacacacctacatgAATACACACACAGAGCATTTAATCATGGAAGGTTCTATGTGGAGTATTTATGAGTGTTCgttataatatttttagaatattttagaatttgtcAAGGTTTGACActtttttcaaacaaaaagttttattaaaaaattcatcctgggcttccctggtggcgcagtggttgcgcgtccgcctgccgatgcagggga
The Physeter macrocephalus isolate SW-GA chromosome 8, ASM283717v5, whole genome shotgun sequence genome window above contains:
- the CD180 gene encoding CD180 antigen is translated as MALRVGCFLLAVLISASCKVITSSNPMCTEKEANKTYNCENLGLREIPDTLPNTTEFLEFGFNFLPTIQNITFSRLINLIFLDLTRCQINWVHEDTFQNHHQLNTIVLTGNPLIFMAETSLTGPKLLKHLFLTQTGISNLEFIPVHNLENLESLHLESNHISSINLPENFPTRNLKVLDFQNNAIHYISSKDINALEQATNLSLNFNGNDIKGIEPGAFNSKIFQSLKFGGSLNLSVILKGLQNSTIQSLWLGTFEDTDDQDLTSATFEGLCDMAVESINLQKHHFDGFSPSTFRCFTRLQELDLTATHLKGLPSGIEGMNSLKKLVLNANSLDQLCQINAASFPSLTDLYVKGNMKKLDLGARCLEKLENLHKLDLSHSDIEASDCCNLQLKNLSHLQYLNLSYNEPLGLEDQAFKECPRLELLDLAFTHLRVKASQSPFQNLHLLRVLNLSRCLLDTSNRHLLEGLLDLRYLNVQGNHFQDGSISKTNLLQTVSSLEILILSSCELLSIDQQAFHGLGKMSHLDLSHNSLTGDSMDALSPLQGIYLNLAANNIRIIPPHLLPTLSQQSTINLSHNPLDCTCSNLHFITWYKENLHKLEGSEETVCANPPALRGVKLSDVKLSCGMTGSGIFFLVVFVSLLIILFIYSVKFLLRWKYQHI